The following proteins are co-located in the Euwallacea fornicatus isolate EFF26 chromosome 16, ASM4011564v1, whole genome shotgun sequence genome:
- the LOC136343984 gene encoding uncharacterized protein has translation MNKLVGICAALLLAVVCSLAYDFEDDDFNQLLSAELEEIYDSLDEVPTHPRARRDEEAAAANEEKCKKRHRRPKLCCAESTLDALHDNEKELCRACYKEVTGVEKFNRHESGHHHRKFDLFSCEQVERRKTDMICIHQCIGRKKGVLAEDGSLIPEKLTEFLKQSFANESWFDQAVDKIVLTCAAAAKNATENPAKFYTDGLKSCNPSGIALKHCIFRELQLSCPADQIKDKVSCDKFQERIKKGMEFFDKEGPGFDAADASAEDH, from the exons ATGAATAAGTTAGTGGGTATATGTGCAGCTCTTCTGCTGGCGGTCGTCTGCTCTCTGGCTtacgattttgaagatgacgaTTTCA ATCAGCTACTTTCTGCCGAATTAGAAGAGATTTATGATTCGCTTGATGAGGTTCCCACGCATCCCCGGGCCAGACGCGATGAAGAGGCCGCGGCA GCAAATGAGGAGAAATGCAAGAAACGTCATCGCCGTCCCAAATTGTGCTGCGCAGAGTCGACTCTCGACGCTCTCCACGATAACGAAAAGGAGCTGTGCAGAGCTTGCTACAAGGAGGTGACTGGAGTGGAGAAGTTTAACAGGCACGAGTCTGGACACCATCACAGGAAATTCGACCTTTTCAGCTGTGAGCAGGTCGAGAGGAGGAAGACCGACATGATC TGCATCCACCAATGCATCGGACGAAAGAAGGGAGTG CTTGCAGAAGACGGCTCTCTAATCCCCGAGAAATTAACCGAATTTCTCAAGCAATCCTTCGCTAATGAATCCTGGTTCGATCAGGCAGTTGACAAGATTGTTTTAACTTGCGCCGCAGCAGCTAAAAATGCCACAGAAAATCCTGCTAAATTTTACACCGATGGATTGAAATCCTGCAACCCTTCCGGAATCGCGCTGAAGCATTGCATCTTCAGGGAACTGCAGCTGAGCTGCCCTGCTGATCAAATTAAAGACAAAGTCTCCTGTGATAAGTTCCAAGAGAGGATTAAGAAGggaatggaattttttgaCAAAGAAGGGCCGGGATTTGACGCCGCAGATGCTTCCGCCGAGGATCACTAG